One region of Glutamicibacter sp. B1 genomic DNA includes:
- a CDS encoding WXG100 family type VII secretion target produces the protein MSTFSTNTGEMQVKSQAVMNTIDRLRHEVSTMQMNLDQLQSTWQGSAAASFQSIVAEWRSTHVQIEEALSSIASALNHASMQYEEVEQVNTSLFRY, from the coding sequence ATGAGTACGTTCTCCACTAATACCGGTGAAATGCAGGTCAAGTCTCAGGCAGTCATGAATACCATTGATCGACTCCGTCACGAGGTTTCGACAATGCAAATGAATCTTGACCAGTTGCAAAGCACCTGGCAGGGATCAGCTGCCGCTTCATTCCAGTCCATCGTCGCCGAATGGCGTTCCACGCACGTGCAAATCGAGGAGGCACTGAGCAGCATCGCCAGCGCCCTGAATCATGCTTCCATGCAGTACGAAGAAGTCGAACAAGTCAACACCTCACTGTTTCGGTACTAA
- a CDS encoding sensor histidine kinase, protein MRTKLVTVMLGLMIIAIFATALSSSHTLKISMTNQIDDQLNASWPTMAYGLNKAYVNSLNNNSSTDGSGDFDPTLLGLNSSYADIRDEDGKIVYIMPRSRVSPSNASDLPLLNPAQIEQLATTPLVPSTVPGSFPTSSGWRTMMVPLESSNLNLFLALPLDTVDTTVRQTAVLVLSTGLLAALVMSMIAYALTGRSLQPLNNVERTASMIAAGDLSQRVTDYPSETEVGRLSRSLNAMLAQIEKAFHDRQASERKMRRFIQDASHELRTPLVTIQGYSEFYRYGGLTDPEALDSAMRRIEAESKRMARLVEDLLMLARLDEQRPMEKQPVDLLVLGQDAVEDTKVRAPDRTVKLVGLTSERPSPASTVGDDARIRQVIANLLTNALRYTPEGTPIEIAVGVRSLVAGAMDAVIEIRDHGPGIPAEDAKRIFERFYRADSSRQRETGGSGLGLAIVAAIVQQHGGSVALADTAGGGATMSISLPYVPLVERPEPEIED, encoded by the coding sequence ATGAGGACAAAGCTCGTCACCGTCATGCTCGGGCTGATGATCATCGCGATCTTCGCGACCGCGCTCAGTTCATCGCATACCTTGAAGATCTCGATGACCAATCAGATCGATGATCAGCTCAACGCTTCGTGGCCCACGATGGCCTATGGGTTGAACAAGGCCTACGTGAATTCCCTGAATAACAACAGCAGTACCGACGGGTCCGGGGACTTTGACCCCACCCTCTTGGGGCTGAACAGCTCGTACGCTGATATTCGTGATGAAGACGGCAAGATCGTCTACATCATGCCACGCTCACGGGTCAGCCCCAGCAACGCTTCTGACCTACCGTTGCTTAATCCTGCTCAAATCGAACAGTTGGCCACCACTCCCCTGGTCCCCTCCACTGTTCCCGGTAGCTTCCCGACCTCTTCAGGCTGGCGAACCATGATGGTGCCCCTGGAGAGCAGTAACCTCAACCTCTTCCTGGCCCTGCCACTAGATACCGTGGACACCACGGTTCGCCAGACCGCGGTGCTGGTGCTTTCCACCGGATTACTGGCAGCTCTGGTGATGTCGATGATCGCTTATGCGCTGACCGGACGATCGCTACAACCCTTGAACAATGTGGAACGCACCGCCTCCATGATTGCCGCTGGCGACCTCTCCCAGCGTGTGACGGATTATCCTTCCGAGACTGAGGTTGGCCGCTTATCAAGGTCGCTGAACGCCATGTTGGCTCAAATCGAGAAGGCCTTCCACGATCGGCAGGCCTCAGAACGCAAGATGCGTCGTTTCATCCAGGATGCTTCGCATGAGCTGCGCACCCCTTTGGTCACCATTCAGGGATACTCCGAGTTTTACCGTTATGGGGGTCTGACTGATCCCGAAGCGTTGGATTCAGCCATGCGCCGCATTGAAGCTGAATCCAAGCGCATGGCCCGCCTGGTAGAAGACCTACTCATGCTTGCTCGTCTTGACGAACAGCGCCCCATGGAGAAGCAACCGGTAGACCTGCTTGTTCTAGGCCAGGACGCGGTGGAAGATACCAAGGTGCGCGCCCCGGATCGTACGGTCAAGCTCGTGGGGCTCACCTCCGAGAGGCCCAGCCCAGCAAGTACCGTGGGCGATGACGCGCGAATCCGTCAGGTCATCGCGAACCTGCTCACCAATGCGCTGCGCTATACCCCTGAAGGCACTCCCATCGAAATCGCTGTCGGGGTTCGTTCTCTGGTTGCCGGGGCGATGGATGCGGTCATTGAGATCAGAGATCACGGTCCCGGTATCCCCGCCGAAGACGCCAAACGAATCTTTGAGCGCTTCTACCGTGCCGACAGTTCGCGCCAACGAGAAACTGGTGGCTCAGGACTAGGACTGGCCATTGTTGCAGCTATCGTTCAGCAGCATGGTGGCTCGGTTGCTTTGGCTGATACCGCCGGTGGTGGCGCCACGATGTCTATTTCCTTGCCTTACGTGCCATTGGTCGAACGCCCGGAACCAGAGATCGAAGACTAA
- a CDS encoding response regulator transcription factor — translation MSAKTTEAKLLVVDDEPNIRELLSTSLRFAGFEVVAAANGREALAAVEADEPDLAVLDVMLPDMDGFTITRKLRAAGRHFPVLFLTARDDTSDKVTGLTVGGDDYVTKPFSLDEVVARIRAVLRRTASGEEENATIIVADLELDDDAHEVRRAGEIIDLSPTEFKLLRYLMMNPNRVLSKSQILDHVWEYDFNGDASIVESYISYLRRKVDRPEWPALIQTKRGVGYLMRTPDRR, via the coding sequence ATGAGTGCAAAAACCACTGAAGCAAAACTTCTCGTTGTTGATGACGAACCAAATATTCGCGAACTACTCTCCACGTCGCTGCGTTTCGCCGGCTTCGAGGTTGTTGCAGCTGCCAACGGACGCGAGGCCCTAGCCGCCGTTGAAGCAGACGAACCAGATCTTGCAGTACTCGATGTCATGCTTCCGGACATGGATGGTTTCACCATCACCCGCAAGCTACGTGCAGCCGGACGTCACTTCCCGGTACTGTTCCTCACCGCACGTGATGACACCAGCGACAAGGTCACTGGCCTCACCGTCGGTGGCGATGACTACGTCACCAAACCATTCAGCCTGGACGAGGTCGTGGCACGCATCCGCGCCGTCCTGCGTCGTACCGCCAGCGGAGAAGAAGAAAACGCCACTATCATCGTCGCTGATCTTGAGCTCGATGATGACGCCCATGAGGTGCGTCGCGCCGGAGAAATCATTGACCTCTCCCCTACCGAGTTCAAGCTGCTGCGCTACCTGATGATGAACCCCAACCGCGTACTGTCCAAGTCACAGATCCTCGACCATGTTTGGGAGTACGACTTCAACGGAGACGCTTCGATCGTCGAGTCCTACATCTCTTACTTGCGCCGCAAGGTGGATCGACCTGAATGGCCGGCCCTGATCCAGACCAAGCGCGGTGTTGGTTACCTTATGCGCACGCCGGATCGCCGCTAA
- a CDS encoding cold-shock protein, with protein sequence MPSGKVKWYEKSKGFGFITAEDGKEIYVNAAALPEGVHDLRPGTRLEFGVAEGRRGPQALSLRLLEQAPSVARAKRKKPEAEAVLIEDLITLLDNVSNSLRKGRYPEQAYGKKVATVLRAVADDLDA encoded by the coding sequence ATGCCTAGCGGCAAGGTTAAGTGGTACGAAAAGTCCAAGGGCTTCGGTTTTATTACCGCAGAAGATGGCAAGGAAATCTACGTCAACGCTGCAGCGTTGCCGGAAGGTGTTCATGACTTGCGCCCGGGGACTCGGCTCGAGTTTGGTGTTGCTGAGGGTCGCCGTGGACCCCAGGCGCTGAGTTTGCGTCTCTTGGAGCAGGCGCCATCGGTGGCCCGCGCCAAACGCAAGAAGCCTGAAGCTGAGGCAGTTCTCATTGAAGATCTCATCACGCTACTGGACAACGTTTCTAATAGCCTGCGCAAGGGGCGTTATCCTGAACAGGCATATGGTAAGAAGGTTGCTACCGTGCTTCGTGCGGTAGCCGACGATCTGGACGCATAA
- a CDS encoding DUF3027 domain-containing protein, with translation MARKPKLDTILADAVDVARDALAEIAGAQEVGEHLGVFAEGERLVTHRFVSQKKGYQGWTWFATLARVPRAKVKDLTVCEVGIVAGEDSLLAPAWVPWADRLAKEEIEAAQAEENAESDGATENDDAQAEDSAVNEEHNGSSDDAAKTAGTETEESEETEPEAATHKSPARRQVRRRRTAQRTAARRRAAQRNRTRKEN, from the coding sequence ATGGCCCGTAAACCCAAGTTGGACACCATCCTCGCAGACGCAGTGGACGTGGCGCGCGACGCGCTCGCCGAAATTGCCGGTGCACAAGAAGTCGGCGAGCACCTCGGGGTTTTCGCTGAAGGTGAGCGACTTGTCACCCATCGTTTTGTCTCCCAGAAAAAGGGGTACCAGGGATGGACATGGTTCGCTACTCTTGCGCGGGTACCGCGGGCCAAGGTTAAAGACCTCACTGTTTGTGAAGTCGGTATCGTCGCTGGCGAAGATTCGCTGCTGGCTCCTGCCTGGGTTCCATGGGCTGACCGCCTTGCCAAGGAAGAGATCGAAGCTGCCCAAGCCGAAGAAAATGCTGAATCGGACGGTGCAACCGAAAACGATGATGCACAGGCTGAGGATTCCGCGGTCAATGAAGAACACAATGGTTCTTCAGATGACGCTGCGAAGACTGCGGGCACAGAAACCGAAGAATCGGAAGAAACTGAGCCTGAGGCAGCTACGCATAAATCACCGGCACGTCGTCAGGTTCGACGTCGTCGCACCGCGCAGCGCACCGCAGCCCGTCGTCGGGCAGCGCAACGTAATCGCACGCGCAAGGAAAACTAG
- the serC gene encoding phosphoserine transaminase: protein MSTDIQIPQDLLPADGRFGAGPSKVRAEQVQAIADAGSKLLGTSHRQAPVKNLVASVQDGLKEMFNAPEGYEVLLGVGGSTAFWDAAAFSLVRSKAQHLSFGEFGSKFAKATDKAPFLEASSIIVGEPGTVPEPVAEADVDLYAWPHNETSTGAAAPIKRVAGANEDALIVIDATSAAGGLDVDLAETDVYYFAPQKNFASDGGLWLAFVSPAAIARIEEIAATDRWIPDFLNLKTALDNSLKNQTYNTPSLTTLVGLDSQIKWINANGGLKWAAARTAESAGLIQAWAEASAVASPYVANPAHRSNVISTVDFDDSVDAAAIAKALRANGVVDVEPYRKLGRNQLRIATFVAIDPSDVAALLKCIDFVIEQL from the coding sequence ATGAGCACGGACATCCAAATTCCACAAGACCTTCTGCCTGCCGACGGACGATTCGGCGCAGGACCTTCCAAGGTACGCGCAGAACAGGTTCAGGCCATCGCCGATGCAGGCTCCAAGTTGCTGGGTACTTCCCACCGCCAAGCACCGGTCAAGAACCTAGTTGCCTCAGTTCAAGACGGACTGAAAGAAATGTTCAACGCGCCGGAAGGCTACGAAGTTCTTTTGGGCGTTGGTGGATCCACCGCGTTCTGGGATGCAGCAGCTTTCAGCCTGGTTCGTTCCAAGGCGCAGCACCTGTCTTTCGGTGAGTTTGGTTCCAAGTTTGCCAAGGCTACCGATAAGGCCCCATTCCTTGAGGCATCCTCGATCATTGTTGGCGAGCCAGGTACCGTGCCAGAACCGGTAGCAGAAGCCGACGTTGATCTGTACGCATGGCCACACAACGAGACTTCGACCGGCGCAGCGGCACCGATTAAGCGTGTTGCCGGCGCCAACGAAGACGCTCTCATTGTCATTGACGCCACCAGCGCGGCCGGTGGCCTCGACGTGGATCTGGCCGAGACCGACGTGTACTACTTCGCTCCACAGAAGAACTTCGCTTCCGATGGTGGCCTGTGGCTGGCCTTCGTTTCGCCAGCAGCCATCGCCCGCATTGAGGAAATCGCGGCAACCGACCGCTGGATCCCGGACTTCTTGAACTTGAAGACCGCACTGGATAACTCGCTGAAGAACCAGACTTACAACACTCCATCGCTGACGACTCTGGTTGGCTTGGACTCGCAGATCAAGTGGATCAACGCCAACGGTGGCCTGAAGTGGGCTGCTGCCCGCACCGCCGAATCGGCTGGTCTCATTCAGGCGTGGGCAGAAGCATCAGCTGTCGCTTCGCCTTATGTTGCGAATCCAGCTCACCGCTCTAACGTCATTTCCACGGTGGACTTCGATGACTCGGTAGATGCCGCAGCCATTGCTAAGGCACTGCGTGCCAATGGTGTGGTTGACGTTGAACCGTACCGCAAGCTGGGACGCAACCAGTTGCGCATCGCGACGTTCGTAGCCATCGATCCAAGTGATGTTGCAGCACTGCTCAAGTGCATCGACTTTGTGATCGAGCAGCTCTAA
- a CDS encoding metal-dependent transcriptional regulator encodes MSDLIDTTEMYLRTILELQEEEIVALRARIAERLGHSGPTVSQTVARMERDGLVVVSSDRHLALTEKGHELATSVMRKHRLAERLLSDMIGLDWEYVHDEACRWEHVMSERVERRLYDLLGKPTVSPYGNPIPGLEVLGGPNVAEISYEVENLDEALLAGNDGPVAIERLAEPIQTDPILLGQLNEGGIRPGAIVTLERADDYVVVRVQGIEGALELPVEVSGHVFVRAQKR; translated from the coding sequence GTGTCTGATCTTATTGATACAACTGAAATGTATCTGCGTACCATTCTTGAGCTTCAAGAAGAGGAGATCGTGGCCCTGCGCGCGCGAATTGCAGAACGTCTTGGTCACTCCGGGCCCACCGTGTCACAGACAGTTGCTCGCATGGAACGCGATGGTTTAGTCGTTGTTTCTTCCGACCGCCACCTTGCTCTGACCGAAAAAGGTCACGAATTGGCAACGAGCGTCATGCGCAAGCACCGCTTGGCAGAGCGCCTGCTCTCGGACATGATCGGCCTGGATTGGGAATACGTTCATGACGAGGCTTGCCGCTGGGAGCACGTCATGAGTGAACGCGTTGAGCGTCGACTTTATGACTTGCTGGGCAAGCCAACTGTGTCTCCTTACGGCAACCCAATTCCGGGCCTAGAGGTGCTTGGCGGACCTAACGTGGCTGAAATCTCATATGAAGTCGAGAATCTGGACGAGGCATTGCTGGCCGGAAACGATGGCCCGGTGGCAATCGAGCGCCTGGCGGAGCCGATCCAAACTGACCCAATCTTGCTCGGACAACTGAATGAAGGCGGAATTCGCCCCGGCGCAATTGTCACCTTGGAGCGAGCCGATGACTATGTCGTGGTCCGAGTACAGGGTATTGAAGGCGCCTTGGAGCTGCCGGTTGAGGTTAGTGGACACGTATTTGTTCGGGCTCAAAAAAGATAA
- a CDS encoding M23 family metallopeptidase, with the protein MVETKTAGRRRAADTEVDAITEIAASATQRTSGRRASRAAATVPTIAPVKPVNANFVGRRFDSMQRYGVAPTQADLAPKTADSNVVAFPSAIEVQATSQAPSQVASNVEFIANVKSNARKPSRLGFAHKVAAVAAVSGLALAVAAPQLSGNTIEEDKAVAAAAERTATSAVVDVKAPGNAAELSVERAALSSKLNPQVKSEEKFSDIMTASGGDITSIKETAGLLSAPVTSQRITSTFGHRKNPTGAGYMIHSGTDYGVPSGTKVYAAADGVVEVAGWAGHSGNRVTLDHGSGLETGYSHNSKVLVKVGDHVKRGDVIALSGTTGNSTGPHVHFEVIVDGQFKDPAGWL; encoded by the coding sequence TTGGTAGAAACCAAGACTGCGGGACGACGTCGCGCTGCTGATACTGAAGTGGATGCGATCACCGAGATCGCTGCTTCGGCGACTCAGCGTACCAGTGGACGCCGCGCATCACGCGCCGCCGCCACCGTCCCAACTATTGCCCCGGTAAAGCCGGTCAACGCAAACTTTGTGGGTCGACGCTTCGACTCAATGCAGCGCTACGGTGTTGCCCCAACGCAAGCAGATCTGGCACCTAAGACTGCCGACAGTAATGTTGTCGCGTTCCCAAGCGCCATCGAGGTTCAGGCCACTAGCCAAGCTCCGAGCCAGGTAGCGAGCAACGTTGAATTCATCGCCAACGTTAAGTCGAACGCTCGAAAGCCTAGTCGCCTCGGATTTGCGCATAAGGTTGCTGCTGTCGCTGCAGTGTCGGGCCTAGCCTTGGCCGTCGCAGCACCACAGCTATCGGGCAATACCATCGAAGAAGACAAGGCCGTTGCAGCTGCCGCAGAGCGCACCGCTACCTCGGCAGTGGTTGACGTCAAGGCTCCGGGAAATGCAGCAGAACTGTCTGTAGAACGTGCTGCTCTCTCGTCAAAGCTCAACCCACAGGTTAAGAGCGAAGAGAAGTTCTCGGACATCATGACTGCCTCGGGTGGTGACATCACCAGCATTAAGGAAACCGCTGGTTTGCTGTCTGCACCGGTGACCAGCCAACGTATTACTTCTACTTTCGGGCACCGTAAGAATCCAACCGGCGCCGGATACATGATCCACAGTGGCACCGACTACGGCGTTCCAAGCGGAACCAAGGTCTACGCAGCAGCTGACGGTGTTGTTGAAGTCGCCGGCTGGGCCGGACACTCAGGTAACCGCGTCACCCTGGATCACGGAAGTGGACTGGAAACCGGTTACAGCCACAACAGTAAGGTTTTGGTGAAGGTTGGCGACCACGTAAAGCGTGGCGATGTCATCGCGTTATCAGGCACTACTGGTAACTCAACCGGGCCTCACGTGCACTTTGAAGTGATCGTGGATGGTCAATTTAAAGACCCTGCTGGATGGTTGTAA